A window of Oscillatoria sp. FACHB-1407 genomic DNA:
CGCTGAAACATCTCGCGTGTCGCCCCATCGTCCTCAACAATCAACACCTGTCCGGTTGTGGTTGTCAGATCATCAACTCCCACCGGACGGTAGTTTTGTAGCAGTTTGGCGAGTCGCTTGTAGTCGATGGGTTTGGTCAGATAATCGGATGCGCCGAGGGCAAACCCCCGGTCTTTGTCATCGACAATCGTCATCACGACGACTGGAATATCGGCTAACTCTGGGTCGGCTTTTAACGCAGACAGCACTGTCCACCCGTTCATATTGGGGATTAAGACATCCAGCGTAATGGCGATCGGGCGGAGGTTGCGGGCGAGCTGTAACCCATCTTCGCCTGTGTTAGCCGTTTCAACGTGAAAGCCCTCCTTGGCCAGGTAATGGGCAACCAACTCACGCACAGAGGGGTCGTCATCAATCACCAGGACAGTTCCCTGGGAGGCATCGATTGGTGTCGCTGCGGTGTTGTCGTCGATCCGCATTGTGGATGGCAGTCCATCAGGCGTGTGATCGACCAACTGCATTGGCAGGTGAATCGTAAAGGTTGATCCTTCGCCTAAAGTGCTGTGAACTGAGATGTCACCGCCCATCATCTGGCAAAACCGTCGGCTGATGGCTAACCCCAATCCGGTGCCACCATACTTGCGGGTGGTAGAGGCGTCTGCCTGAGTAAATGCCTGAAACACTTTTTGCATCTGTTCCAGAGTCATGCCAATGCCCGTGTCAGTCACACGGAAGGTGATCCAGGGTTGCGATGAAGCGGTCGGGGCGATCGCATTGTTAGCGTCTAGAAGGCTGGTGTTCGGGTCAGTCAGCCCTTCCGTTGGGGTGGTTTGCTCAATGGTGAGAGTAATCGTGCCATTTTCGGTAAATTTGGCAGCGTTACTCAAAAGATTAAACAAGGATTGACGCACCTTGGTCAGGTCAGCGTGCATTCTGCCCATGGATTTGGGGCAATTGACAATCAAGCGGTTAGCATTTTTCTCAACTAATGGACGAATTGTGTTTTGCACTTCCGCCACTAAATTAGCCACCTCAAAGGTTTCGAGGTAGAGATCCATCTTGCCTGCTTCAATCTTGGAGATATCGAGAATGTCGTTAATCAGAGCAAGCAGATGCTTTCCGGCTCCCTGAATCTTTTCCAGGTCAGGTGCGATATCGGCATAGCCCGCATCTTCGGCGTCTTCTTGCAACATTTCGCTATAGCCGATGATGGCGTTGAGCGGAGTTCGCAGTTCGTGGCTCATGTTCGCGAGAAATTGACTCTTGGCACGGTTTGCCTCTTCTGCGGTTTCTTTTGCCTGTTGCAGTTCTTCTTCAGTGCGTTTGCGATCGCTAATGTCAAAGATCACCCCATCCAACCACAACACATTACCTGCGTCGTTAAATACCCCCTGCCCTTTCTCATACACCCAGCGGATCATGCCATCCGAACGAACGACGCGATATTCCACGATATAGGGGCGGCGTTCTGCCAGTGCCTGATTGATCTCACCTCCAATGCGGATCACATCTTCCGCATGAATCAGACTGGCAAAGTTGAGAATGCGATGTTGCGTGAAATAAGCGGCGGGATATCCCACAATTTCTTCGATTGCATCACTCAAAAACTCCATCGTCCAACTGGCATCGTTGGTACAACGGTAAACTGCACCGGGAATGTTGTTGACCAGCGATCGAAACCTCTCTTCGCGTTCGCGCAAAATTGCTTCCGCCTGCTTGCGTTCGCTGATATCCTGACAGACGCAGACCAGTTCCCCACCTTCGACCAGCGTGAGGGAGACTTCCTGGGCAAAGGTAGAGCCATCCTTGCGCTTGCCGATCGCCTCGCCTCGCCATCTTCTTTGTGTCGTCAAAACGGGGAAGATCTCTTGCTCAAACCGTTCAATCTCATTGGGGCAGTACAGATCGCGCCAGGTTTTGCCAATCAGTTCCGCCGGATGGTTATAGCCAAACAACTCAGAGTGGGCTGTGTTGAGATAGATGTAGGTGTCGTCTCTCAGGATGGCAATGCCATCGTTGGCGGCTTCAACGGCTGCCAGTTGCCGCTCCAGGGCGTCTTCGGCGTACTTGCGCTCGGTGATGTCTTCGACGGTTCCTTCGTAGTAGAGCAACTGGTCGTTATCGTCGTAAATGGCCAACGCATTTTCAGAGATCCAGATAATGCTGCCATCCTGGCGATAGATCTGTGACTCAAAGTCTGAGACTCTACCCTGTTCTGCCATTAACTCGATGAATTCCTGGCGGCGATCGCGCTCAACATACAATTGATGCTCGATGTTGGTCAGGTTGGCGATCAGTTCATCCGGGGAGTTGTAACCATAGATAAACGCCAGAGCCGGGTTAGCACTGATAAATTCTCCGTCGGGTGTCGTCTGAAAGATCCCGGTCACCGAATTTTCAAAGATACTGCGATATTTTTCTTCGGCTTGGCGGAGTGCCTCTTCAGTCCGTTTGCGTTCACAACTCTCCAGTGCCAGTGCAGCAAAGTCAGCGATCGACCCGGCAAAGTTGCGTTCCGTCATCGTCCAACGGTGGGGCACATCCACGTACTCGTGGCAGACGATCCCGACGATTTCTCCGGCAACCCGAATGGGTGCATCCAGACAAGATGTCACCCGACAGGGAATGAGGTAGTTGTGAAGAAACTCGTGCATCCGGTAATCGTTTTGAGCCTCATGGGCAGCAATAACCCGGCTGACGGCTAATTCTCGAAAATAAACTGGGTAATCTGAAGCGACCAAAATTTCACCAAAGGAGTGGATGTTGGCAGTCCGCTCATACAGATCAACGCAGCTAAGAGCCGTGCGATCGCTGTTGTATAGCCAGATGCTGACTCGTTCAACTTCCAGCGATTGAGCAACGGCTTCGGTAATTGTCTTAAACGCAACCTCTAAGTCTCCAGAGGACAAGGCTTTGTTTTGTGCCAGGTTTGCCAATGCCTGACTCTGTTGCCGCAATCGCCGTTCACTTTCTGCCAGCGCAAGCTCAGCCTGTTTGCGATCGGTGATATCCATTACCACTCCACTCAATCGCAGCGGATTACCTGCCTCATCTCGAATCAACTCGCCCCAACTGCTGACCCAACGCTGGGTGCCATCTTTCCAGATGATGCGATATTCAGGCTTGTAGCTAATGCCATCCTGGATCGTGCGCTGTTGTGCCTGCAAAATCACCTGGCGATCGTCCGGATGCACAAAACTCATGAAGTCGTCATAGTCTCCTCGAAATGTGCCAGGAGCTACGCCAAATAGCCCCTCCGTTTCGCTAGACCATTGCTCTTCGCCGGTCACCATGTTCCATTCCCACGCTCCCATATGGGCAGCGGTGAGTGCGATGCTCTGGAGTTCTTCGGTCTGACGCAGGGCGGCTTCTGCCTGCCGAGTTTTGATGAACTGACCAATTTGGTTGCCAATAGTTGCCATCATGGCTAACAGGTCATCATCGGAGGCTTGGGTGTTGCGACTCAAGAACGACATCACTCCCAAAACTTCCTCATTGTTGAGGATAGGAAACCCACAAGCAGCATGTAGCCCAAATTTAGCCGTGCGATCGCCCCGAATAAAGGTGGGATCTTTGGTGACATCAGCAATCCACATCGGTTTTGCCTGTTGCCAGACTCGACCCACCATGCCAACGCCGCTGGTAAAAGTGATCTCTCGGTTAATTGCCTCCAGTTCGGTAATATCGATGTCGAGGCAATGCCAGCTTTCCACAAATTGCAATGCATTGGCATCAGAATCAATGCTCCACAGTTCTCCAACGTCCCATTGCAAGCTTTCACAGATGGCTTGCAGGATTTGAGGAGTAGCTTCATTCAGGGTTTTAGACTCTGCCAGAATGCGGGTTGTCGCATGTTGGGCACTGAGCCGTAATGCGGCTCGTCTGCGACCGGACAGATTGCGACTAAAGGTGATAAAGAGGTAGAGGGTGCTTCCCAGAACGATGAGGGCAAACGTCCCTATCCAACTAATTTTTTGAAACGATCGCTGAACTCGCTGTTGTAGCAAGCGGTCAAGCTGCTCACGGGTCTGTTGCCAGAGCGTATGGCTGGTGTTAAGGGCAACGGTGGCAACCTGCTCATATACCACCGGGTCGTAGGCAATTGGCTGAACCTGTACGGTTTTTAACTGGGCGATCGCCTCATTCAACACTCGAATAAAGTCGGCTGTCGCCGTGACAGTGGCTTTGACGGAGGGTTCCAGGCTGGGTTGCAGCGTTTGGGCAGTATCTTGTTGATAGGCAACTGCCATGTTGTGAGCCAGGGTGTTGACATTTGCCTGCAACAACCCCATCAACACTGTGAGGTTTGCTCTGCGCTCAGGGGTGAGGGTTTGGCGGTTGACCACATCTTCTCCCAGAAGCCTTAGCTGTGCCAGCAAGTCCTCTGCCTCTGGTAGCCGCAACAGCGTTACATCTATCAGGTAATAGCTGTCTAAATCGGGATCGAGGATGAGGTTAGAGCGATCGCCCACTTGCGAGATTAAACCCCGCAACGTTGCCGTGAGATTGGTGTAAAGCTGTTGAATTCGTATGTCTTCTTCTGGGCTGGTCTTTGCCTCAGCCAGCTGTTGTTTCAAGTGTTGCCAGCTTTGTTGCAGAGAGGTTACTAATTTAGCGGTGTCTGATGGCTCATCCCACACAGGGTCAAGATCGATGAGAGCGGCTAAATCAGCATCAACTCTGGTTTGTTGCTCCTCTAGTTCGGTTTGAGAGACTCCACGACTTAAGTAACGATGGGCTAGCAGGCGACTTTCAGGAATATCGAGTAACAACTGCTCTAGGGGGCGCAGGTAGGCGGTGCCATAGAGTTCGGACTGGGCAAAATCAATCCGCAGATGAATTTCTGAAATCAACTGATAAACCACTACAACAAACGGCAGGATCACAATTAATAGCAGCGCAATCAGGCTACATTCTTCCTGCGTATGTTTGCGTAGATTGATTTTAAGCATGAGTCTCTCCGGGCGATAGCAGGGGGAAATGCATCTTCAGAGGCAACGGGCTGAAGGTGTTCTATTCCTAATGTAATGAAGTCAATCAGCGAGGGACAATCCGGAAAATCTTGTCTTTCCTTCCTTGAAACCTGAATTGACAGTCGTTCCACCCTGATCGGCACGCAATCTAGCAATCGTAAAAGCTTAATGGTATAGTTCCCAGGTTCTCTGTATTTTAACGATCTACTTCAGCGTTTAATGCAATTGATGGAGTCAACGTGGAGGTTGCAAGGGGGGCGATCGCTCACCTGGGGGCAACAAACCTATGTAATGGGAGTGTTAAATGTTACGCCGGACAGCTTCAGTGATGGCGGACAGTTTAACGATCTAACGGCGGCGATCGCCCAGGCACAGTACTTAGTTGAGTCGGGAGCCGACATCCTGGACATTGGCGGACAATCGACTCGCCCCCAGGCAGACATAATTTCTTTGTCAGAAGAACTCGATCGCGTCATTCCCGTGATTGAGGCGTTGAGAGCAGGCTCATCAGAATTACCTCCGCTCTCAGTGCCCATCTCGGTCGATACCACCCGGTCAGACGTGGCACGAGCCGCGATCGCCGCAGGAGCCGATATTGTCAATGACATCTCTGGGGGAACCTATGATCCAGATATGTTGCCGACTGTTGCAGAACTCGGAGTGCCCGTTATCCTCATGCACTTGCGGGGCACTCCCAAAACCATGCAGCAGTTGACCAATTATGAAGACCTGATCGGTGAGATTAAGGCTTTTTTGCAGCAACAGATTGAGCGATCGCTTTCCCTCGGCATTGCCAAAGCCCATATCGCCATTGACCCCGGCATCGGCTTTGCCAAAACCTACGATCAGAATTTGGAGATTTTGCGGCGATTGCAAGAATTTCGCACCCTGGATTGCCCCATCCTCGTCGGGGCATCCCGCAAAAGCTTTATCGGTCACATTCTCAACCAACCCGATCCCAAACAGCGAGTCTGGGGAACCGCTGCTGCCTGTTGTGCGGCGATCGCCAACTCTGCCGACATTGTCCGAGTGCATGATGTCAAAGAAATGCGCGATGTGTGCCGTGTCGCGGATGCGATTTATCGAGGCAGGTAAGGGGAAAGGGGAAGGGGAAAGGATGAACGATAAAGGATAAAGGATAAAAGGGAAGAGGCGCGATTCATCGCGTCTGTGCAAAAGGAGTAGGGATAAGGGATGAAGGATGAAAAATGAAGGATGAGGGATAAAAGATAAAAACGGTGACAGACAGGCTTTAATTTACATAGCTCATTCATCATTGCTCGGCTCATCCACCCATGTTCTCTCTATCAAATGCTCATGCTTCGCTACGCTGTCGCTAACGAAACCTCATCTTGATAGACGCGATGAATCGCGCCTCTCCCCACTCCCCATTCCCTATTCCCCACTCCCTCTTCTCATGACGGTTTCTAGAACGATTTGCCTGGGTTTTTTGGCTGTGATTGCGATCGGCACCCTGTTGCTGTGGATGCCCTTCTCGACCAGTGATGGCTCATGGAATGATCCAATTGTGGCGTTGTTTACCAGCACCTCGGCAGTTTGTGTGACCGGGCACATTGTGGTAGACACAGGCACTCACTTTTCTCCCTTGGGGCAGTTTTTCATCCTTTCCCTGATTCAAATTGGGGGGTTGGGGTACATGACCGCCACCACCTTTTTGTTGCTGATTTTGGGACGTCGATTTGGTCTGCGCGACAAGATCGCTCTACAACAGGCGTTAGACCGACCCAATATGCAGGGCAGTACCCAGGTGCTGCGATCAATTATCGCGACAACGCTGATTTTTGAACTCACAGGAGCTTTTTTCTTACTGCCTACGTTTGCTCGCGATCACGGGTTAAGCCAGGGGTTGTGGCTCTCCATCTTCCATAGTGTGAGTGCCTGGAATAATGCTGGGTTTAGCTTGTTTTCCGATAACCTGGTGGGCTATCAGTTTTCGATCCCGGTTAACCTGGTGATTACAGGGCTGATTATCTTCGGGGGAATTGGCTACGAAGTGATTTTTGAGTTGTTCCTGTTGTTGCGCGATCGCCTCACTCGCTCAACTGAACGGATTGTCTTCTCTCTCAACTTCAAAGTGGCAGTCAGCACCACCATCATCCTGCTGGTTGTCGGCACGATCGCCATTTTTCTGACTGAATTGAACAACCCTGAAACCCTCGGTCCAATGAATTTTGGTCAGAGACTCATTACCGCCTGGGCACAGGCAGTCGTCCCCAGAACGGCTGGATTTAACACCATCAATATCGGAGCGATGACCGTCCCCTCCCTGTTTATCATGATCGTCCTGATGTTTATCGGGGGTAGCCCTGGAGGGACAGCCGGAGGCATCAAAACTACAACGCTGCGTGTTTTGACCAGTTGTACCAAAGCCATTTTGCAGGGCAAGGAAGAAGTGATCCTCTACGATCGCCAGGTTCCCGTATCCCTGATTCTCAAGGCGGTGGGTGTAGCGGTCGGGTCACTGGTAACAGTCTCCGTGATGACCATCCTGATTACGTTTAGCGATCCAAATATTGATTTCATCCGAATCCTGTTTGAAGTCATGTCTGGATTTGCAACCGTTGGTCTTTCTACAGGCATTACAGCAGGGCTGTCTACCTTTGCCAAGCTGGTAATCGTTGCCACCATGTATATCGGACGGGTGGGTGTGTTGCTATTGATGGGGGCAATCTTAGGTGATCCAAGTCCTACTGCTGTCAGATTTCCAGAGGAGAATTTGCTGGTGGGTTAAGGAAGTTAACACAGTTGACACAAATCTTGATAGCCTAAAGAGTGATACATCTTACGCTTCAGTTTCTGGATGATGTCTTTACATTTGCTCTTTAAAGGTCTGGCATCTCCAGCATCTACAGAACTACCGTTGATTGGATCAAGATCGTTTTTATTAATCAGTGATCATTGGAGTTGATCGGTGAATTTATCCTCGCTGAGCTTTTTTCGAAGTCTGCGAACTGGCAACAAGCAGTTTGCCGTTGTCGGGCTAGGGCGTTTTGGTCGAGCCGTTTGTGCATCATTACATAATCTGGGATACGAGGTTTTGGGCGTTGATTCTGATGAACGGCGAGTTGCCCAGATTCTCACAGACCAGTTAGTGTCTCACGCCGTGCAACTGGACTCCACCCAACCTGCGGCACTTAAAGAAGCAGGGTTATTTGAGTTTGATACGGTGATTGTGGCGATTGGTAATTACGTTGAGGAAAGCGTTATTACCACGATGAACCTGAAGGAAGCCGGAGTCGCCCATGTGGTAGCAAAAGCTTCTTCAGAAATCCATGACAAATTGCTGCGGAAGGTCGGTGCAGATCATGTGATTTTCCCAGAACATGAGATGGGCTGCTCTCTGGCGCGATCGCTCACCAAACCCAACATTTTAGAGCGGTTTGAGCTAGACCCCGATCACAGCATCGTTGAGGCAGTGGTTCCTGCTGAGTTTGACGGCAAAACAATCGCTGAACTGGAACTGCGGAGTCGCTATGGGTTAAACCTGTTAGCCGTGAGCCGGGGCGACAAGTTTGAAATTAACCCCTATCCGGTGATGCGCCTGCAAAAGGGATCGGTGATGGTAGTGATTGGGTCTAATCGCTGCATCGATCGCCTACCGACCGCATAAGGCATAGCAACCGAAGGGTTAGTTAACATCATTTCGGTTTAAGAGTCTGGCGAATGAATTCGCGGCTACTAGAGCGAAGTCCGCCGACGCGGACTCCGAAAAAGGCAGGATTTGACGAACCGACGCAGGTCGGTTTTGCTCCTGTAGCTGCGGTTTTAACCGCCGGAGGACTACAGGGGGTCGTTGATTTAGCGCAGCCTCATAATTTAATTGGGATAAGTCGGTATCAGGTCATCCGGTTAAAACCACAGTTACAACGGTTTAAACAAAACCTACATCGGTTTGAACGCGAGTTACTTTCGTTTGAACGATTGCAGCTAATGCTTATATCTTTCTAGCTTTTGCTTAAACGAAACTTATACTTGTTTGAACGTGAGTAACTCTGATTCAAACGATTGCAGCTAATGTTTATATCTTTCTAGCTTTTGCTTAAATGAAACTTATACTTGTTTGAACGAGAGTTACTTTCGTTTGAACGATTGCAGCTAATGCTTATATCTTTCTAGCTTTTGCTTAAACAACGCTTATACTTGCTCGAATCAGCGTTACTCCAGTTCAACCTTTTCTAACTTGCTTTCAACGATCAACGAGTCGCGATTACCCCAAAGGGAGAACTGCTTCGCACCACCACTGCATTCCAGATCTGCGACTTCTTCGAGAAGTCGCAGATCTGAGCACCCAAAAGAACTATCGCTCTAACACCGTCATAAACTTGCCTTGAGCAAACGGGGCAGGAACAATCGGCATAAAGTGAACTCGATCAGTCACAATCTGCTTCACATAAAACTCGTTAATCGTGTGTTTGACTTGCTCTCGTGTCCCAATAATCCAAATCTGCACTTTTTCGGCAGGCGGAACGGGCAGCAGTTCGTTGAACTCTGTAGTCATAGTATTTGTGCCTCACTGAAGGAGATAAACTGTAGCGAAGAAAAGCTTAAGGCGTGGTTTCCTAACCACTTGTTTTGCTTCAGTAAGGCGATTGATCCTAAAATCAACACAGCCTAACCTCCTGCTGATTCCAGGAGTTAGGTTAGCTGGTTAGGAGTGCTGGTAACACTCTTAATCAGCGTTATCCTCACCTTAAGCTTGTCTACTGGAAATCCAGTGTTTCATAGAATAATCCAAAGGAAGATTGTAGACAAGCGTACTAAGAGAATTGTTTCACCCGAATCACATCGCGCACCGAGCCGAGCAACTTTACAGGACAAGGCAGGGCTTCACTGATCCTGGAAATCGATCTAATTGGACTATTCGTGGATTAGTATGCAAGCAAAGCGCATAGAACCAGAAGAAATGCAGAGCACAATCAACGCATTCTCTGAGCAGAGGTTAATATGGAAGTATTCAAATCCGCCTAATATCCCAATTTTCCAAATGGCGTGAGGAAATCATTCTAATTGGGTTCTACAGGGGTATTAGGCTGCAAAAATCGATCTAATTCCCCGATTTTCCAAATAGAGTGATTTTTTCATACTATTTTCCCTAGGAGGGTATTAGGTTGAAAAAATCGATCTAATTAGATTGTTATGCCGCTAAATATGCGTGGGGAGATCATCTTCACAGTTACTTGTTGAGATATAGCAATAAGTTGTTTGAGATGCATAGCAGCCACGATTAACCATTTACTGCTTCATAGTCCTCCCAAGCTGCCTTTGCACCGGCCTCTACAATCAAGCTCAAATCACACCCATATTCTCCAGCACAGCTAAAAGAGCCAAGTTCTAGGATGAATAGCTCCCCTTCCGACTCACAAACATCTACTGTGTAGAGCAATTCTGGGTACCAATTAACCTGCTTCAACACTTCGGCAAGATAATTTACTAAATAACCACCTTTAACTCTCTCGTCAATTCTTTCTTCTCCAACCAGGTAGAGTGAGCCAGTGATAATCTCGTCCTTGTAGACAAAAAAACGCCACTCTTTAGTAATCGATCGCTTTCCACTTACGAGTACTAACGTTGTTTCATCTCGCCTTAGCTCGCTTCCTAGAGTTTTCATGGTGTTTAGAACTTGAACGTTAAACACACCAGCACGGAACGACTTCATATTGCTGTCAGGTCTGATAAAAAGTTCACCATTAGACTGAAAATATTCAAAAATTTCTTCTCTTCTTCTGATTAGCTCACCTAATGGAAGAATGAAATATTTATTGTTCAGCAAATACTGACCAAAATAAGTATAGTAGGTCGTGCAGCGAAGATTCTTCTCATCCATATAGGCTCCAGGAATCCAAGAAGTTCGTAAGATATCTCGACCTAGATTTAGAGTTCCTCTAAAAAGCACACATTCATGATCTGGAAAATATTTTTTTGCTGCCTCAGGTCGAAAGTCAAGATATCTAATCTCTTTGTAGAGGTATTTCTGCTTTTTTAATTCTTCCAGGAATTGCTCGTCAGCATCAAAGACATGTCTTTCAATCAACCAATTTACTTTTTCCATAGCGTTTGGTGTTACTACTATTATCTTTTACAAGATGTAATACTATTTGAATCTGTAGATGCA
This region includes:
- a CDS encoding PAS domain S-box protein — encoded protein: MLKINLRKHTQEECSLIALLLIVILPFVVVVYQLISEIHLRIDFAQSELYGTAYLRPLEQLLLDIPESRLLAHRYLSRGVSQTELEEQQTRVDADLAALIDLDPVWDEPSDTAKLVTSLQQSWQHLKQQLAEAKTSPEEDIRIQQLYTNLTATLRGLISQVGDRSNLILDPDLDSYYLIDVTLLRLPEAEDLLAQLRLLGEDVVNRQTLTPERRANLTVLMGLLQANVNTLAHNMAVAYQQDTAQTLQPSLEPSVKATVTATADFIRVLNEAIAQLKTVQVQPIAYDPVVYEQVATVALNTSHTLWQQTREQLDRLLQQRVQRSFQKISWIGTFALIVLGSTLYLFITFSRNLSGRRRAALRLSAQHATTRILAESKTLNEATPQILQAICESLQWDVGELWSIDSDANALQFVESWHCLDIDITELEAINREITFTSGVGMVGRVWQQAKPMWIADVTKDPTFIRGDRTAKFGLHAACGFPILNNEEVLGVMSFLSRNTQASDDDLLAMMATIGNQIGQFIKTRQAEAALRQTEELQSIALTAAHMGAWEWNMVTGEEQWSSETEGLFGVAPGTFRGDYDDFMSFVHPDDRQVILQAQQRTIQDGISYKPEYRIIWKDGTQRWVSSWGELIRDEAGNPLRLSGVVMDITDRKQAELALAESERRLRQQSQALANLAQNKALSSGDLEVAFKTITEAVAQSLEVERVSIWLYNSDRTALSCVDLYERTANIHSFGEILVASDYPVYFRELAVSRVIAAHEAQNDYRMHEFLHNYLIPCRVTSCLDAPIRVAGEIVGIVCHEYVDVPHRWTMTERNFAGSIADFAALALESCERKRTEEALRQAEEKYRSIFENSVTGIFQTTPDGEFISANPALAFIYGYNSPDELIANLTNIEHQLYVERDRRQEFIELMAEQGRVSDFESQIYRQDGSIIWISENALAIYDDNDQLLYYEGTVEDITERKYAEDALERQLAAVEAANDGIAILRDDTYIYLNTAHSELFGYNHPAELIGKTWRDLYCPNEIERFEQEIFPVLTTQRRWRGEAIGKRKDGSTFAQEVSLTLVEGGELVCVCQDISERKQAEAILREREERFRSLVNNIPGAVYRCTNDASWTMEFLSDAIEEIVGYPAAYFTQHRILNFASLIHAEDVIRIGGEINQALAERRPYIVEYRVVRSDGMIRWVYEKGQGVFNDAGNVLWLDGVIFDISDRKRTEEELQQAKETAEEANRAKSQFLANMSHELRTPLNAIIGYSEMLQEDAEDAGYADIAPDLEKIQGAGKHLLALINDILDISKIEAGKMDLYLETFEVANLVAEVQNTIRPLVEKNANRLIVNCPKSMGRMHADLTKVRQSLFNLLSNAAKFTENGTITLTIEQTTPTEGLTDPNTSLLDANNAIAPTASSQPWITFRVTDTGIGMTLEQMQKVFQAFTQADASTTRKYGGTGLGLAISRRFCQMMGGDISVHSTLGEGSTFTIHLPMQLVDHTPDGLPSTMRIDDNTAATPIDASQGTVLVIDDDPSVRELVAHYLAKEGFHVETANTGEDGLQLARNLRPIAITLDVLIPNMNGWTVLSALKADPELADIPVVVMTIVDDKDRGFALGASDYLTKPIDYKRLAKLLQNYRPVGVDDLTTTTGQVLIVEDDGATREMFQRILAKEGWIVLEAENGQIGLQQVAAHQPDLILLDLMMPEMDGFEFIRVLRQSPEWRSLPIIVVTAMDLTPADHLHLNGYVEQILQKGAYSRDDLLQEVRDLVLTCIRHQHSRLKEASP
- the folP gene encoding dihydropteroate synthase → MESTWRLQGGRSLTWGQQTYVMGVLNVTPDSFSDGGQFNDLTAAIAQAQYLVESGADILDIGGQSTRPQADIISLSEELDRVIPVIEALRAGSSELPPLSVPISVDTTRSDVARAAIAAGADIVNDISGGTYDPDMLPTVAELGVPVILMHLRGTPKTMQQLTNYEDLIGEIKAFLQQQIERSLSLGIAKAHIAIDPGIGFAKTYDQNLEILRRLQEFRTLDCPILVGASRKSFIGHILNQPDPKQRVWGTAAACCAAIANSADIVRVHDVKEMRDVCRVADAIYRGR
- a CDS encoding TrkH family potassium uptake protein — encoded protein: MTVSRTICLGFLAVIAIGTLLLWMPFSTSDGSWNDPIVALFTSTSAVCVTGHIVVDTGTHFSPLGQFFILSLIQIGGLGYMTATTFLLLILGRRFGLRDKIALQQALDRPNMQGSTQVLRSIIATTLIFELTGAFFLLPTFARDHGLSQGLWLSIFHSVSAWNNAGFSLFSDNLVGYQFSIPVNLVITGLIIFGGIGYEVIFELFLLLRDRLTRSTERIVFSLNFKVAVSTTIILLVVGTIAIFLTELNNPETLGPMNFGQRLITAWAQAVVPRTAGFNTINIGAMTVPSLFIMIVLMFIGGSPGGTAGGIKTTTLRVLTSCTKAILQGKEEVILYDRQVPVSLILKAVGVAVGSLVTVSVMTILITFSDPNIDFIRILFEVMSGFATVGLSTGITAGLSTFAKLVIVATMYIGRVGVLLLMGAILGDPSPTAVRFPEENLLVG
- a CDS encoding potassium channel family protein — encoded protein: MNLSSLSFFRSLRTGNKQFAVVGLGRFGRAVCASLHNLGYEVLGVDSDERRVAQILTDQLVSHAVQLDSTQPAALKEAGLFEFDTVIVAIGNYVEESVITTMNLKEAGVAHVVAKASSEIHDKLLRKVGADHVIFPEHEMGCSLARSLTKPNILERFELDPDHSIVEAVVPAEFDGKTIAELELRSRYGLNLLAVSRGDKFEINPYPVMRLQKGSVMVVIGSNRCIDRLPTA
- a CDS encoding ATP-grasp domain-containing protein: MEKVNWLIERHVFDADEQFLEELKKQKYLYKEIRYLDFRPEAAKKYFPDHECVLFRGTLNLGRDILRTSWIPGAYMDEKNLRCTTYYTYFGQYLLNNKYFILPLGELIRRREEIFEYFQSNGELFIRPDSNMKSFRAGVFNVQVLNTMKTLGSELRRDETTLVLVSGKRSITKEWRFFVYKDEIITGSLYLVGEERIDERVKGGYLVNYLAEVLKQVNWYPELLYTVDVCESEGELFILELGSFSCAGEYGCDLSLIVEAGAKAAWEDYEAVNG